One Aquisediminimonas profunda genomic region harbors:
- a CDS encoding OsmC family protein: MLDTPKNAPVNGIDIEALGKMVEAINEDSSKASARFQVTSRWAGQTRMESFVSGFTLGGEFVPRRHTIVADEPCELLGQNGAPNPQELLMAAVNSCMMVGYVAGASLKGIKLESLEIEMDGELDLRGFLGLDDGVPPGYQVVNYVVRISGDGSPAEFEEIHRTVMATSPNYFNLNRPVRMNGTLDVR; this comes from the coding sequence ATGTTGGACACACCAAAAAATGCGCCGGTCAATGGCATAGACATTGAGGCACTCGGCAAGATGGTCGAAGCCATCAATGAAGACTCAAGCAAGGCAAGCGCCCGCTTTCAGGTCACGTCGCGTTGGGCGGGCCAGACCCGGATGGAATCATTCGTGTCGGGGTTTACTTTGGGAGGCGAATTTGTTCCGCGCCGTCACACGATCGTCGCAGATGAGCCTTGCGAACTTCTGGGACAAAATGGCGCCCCCAATCCCCAGGAACTGCTCATGGCAGCAGTGAATTCCTGCATGATGGTTGGCTATGTTGCGGGCGCCAGCCTGAAGGGCATCAAGCTCGAGTCCCTCGAGATCGAGATGGATGGAGAACTTGATCTTCGCGGATTTCTCGGCCTCGATGACGGAGTGCCGCCCGGCTATCAGGTGGTTAACTATGTTGTTCGCATCAGCGGCGACGGATCGCCTGCCGAATTCGAGGAAATCCACAGAACGGTGATGGCCACATCACCCAACTATTTCAACTTGAACCGTCCGGTTCGCATGAACGGCACGCTTGACGTCCGTTAG